The Pirellulales bacterium DNA window CGAGCCCCGGCGTGTCCATGACGACCAATCCGCGGGCATCGACTTCGGCGGCGTAGGGATAGACTTCGACCAGTTCGGTCGAGCCTCCCTTTGCCACAGCGCCGAGCGACTTTTCGTAGATCGTCGTCAGTCCGCCGGCTTTGTTGCCCGGCGAGGGGTTGTTGTCGAGCACTGCGCCGAAGACGCCCGCATACCACTCCCACCAGCGAAGCTTCTCGAGCAATTTCTCGGCCACCTGGGGGTTTCTTGCGCGGCAGGTGAGTAGTTGCTCGGCGCCGTAGATCTCTGATGTTTCGCCGAGAATGACGGTGCCGCCGGCGGCGACGAGCATGTCGGCCGCGACGCCGAGGGCCGGATTGGCGGTGATGCCCGAGTTGCCGTCCGACCCGCCGCAATTCGTGCCGAGGATGATTTCGCTCGCGGCAACCGGCTCGCGGCGGACGTCGTTCGCTCGGGGCAATAATTGCGCGACGAGTCGCACGCCTGCTTCGATCGTGCGGTGCGTGCCGCCGAAGTCTTGAATGCTGAGCACGGGCGGGCGGCGAGCGGTCGCTGCGGTCGCTCCGTTTGGCGCTGGGGCGCCGATGCCGTCGATCTGCACCAGCCGCTGGTCGTCGAGCAAATGGCCGATCGTTCCCGTTTCGCACCCCAAACCGAGCAGCACGTATCCGCCGATATTCGGGTGCTTTGCAATTCCACCGAGGACACGGTTGAGAATTTGATGCTGCAGCCCGCCATATTGCATTCCGCAGCCGCCGCCATGCGTGAACGCCACGACGCCATCGATATTTGGAAAATCTCGTCGCAGGGTTTCCGCATCGAATCGCCGCGCGATTGCACGGCTGACCGAGGCCGAGCAGTTGACCGAAGAGATGATCGCCAGATAGTTCCTCGTGCCCGACTTTCCGGACGCACGACGGTAGCCGAGAAACGTTCGTGCGGCCAGCGAAAGATCGCGCGGCGGCGGCAACATGCCGGAGCCGGCAGCGCGATCCTGGCCGCATTGCGTCGAGCCCGGATTGCGATCGATCACGCCGGCCGACAGATTGTGCGAATGGACCCATTCGCCGGGTTCGATCGGCTCGCTTGCGAAACCGATCACGTGGCCGAATTTGAACACCGCTTCGCCCGCCGCGAGCGGAGCGATCGCGATCTTGTGGCCCAGGGGCACGGCGCGGCGGAGCGGGATCCGGTGCGAGCCGGCGACGAACGTTTCTGCGGCCGCCAAATCGCGCGCTGCGACCACGACGTTATCGCGCGGATCAAGCCAAACGACGTCGGCTCGTCGGCAATCCATCTGATGTGCGCTCAAGTCGTGCGTGTTTCCGTCGTGAAGGTTCGGTTCGGAGTAAGGCTTGCCGTCTTTGGGGGCAAGTCACGCGATGCCGGCCAGTTCGGCGCGGTATCTTGCCGCGTCGGCGGCTGAAAAGCAACAGAAGATCACCCGCTCCGGGAAGCCGTTGTCGCGCAGCCATTGCGATACCGTTGCCACGGCGATCTTGCATGCCTCCGGCTTGGGATAGCCGAAGATGCCGGTCGAGATGCAAGGAAGGGCGATGTCGGCCAAACGCTTGTCGGCCGCGATTTCCAAAGCGGATCGGTAGCACTTAGCGAGCAACTCCGGCTCGCCCATGTCGCCCCCGTCCCAAATCGGTCCGACGGCGTGGATCACGTAGCTGGCGGGCAAGAGATAGCCGCTCGTAATCCGGGCCTCGCCTGTCGGGCAACCGCCGATTTTTCGGCATTCCTCGGCAAGCCCTGGTCCGGCCGCCGCATGGATTGCGCCGCACACGCCGCCGCCGGGCAGCAGCGCGTCGTTGGCTGCATTCACGATCGCCGCGACGGCCAGAGAGGTGATGTCCGCCTCATCGACCCGCATCCGCTCCGCGATATCCATTTTCGTTGCGCCTTTATTGTCTCGTAGGTTTTTTTCCTTGCTGCCGCGGCTGCGCGATCGAGCGGTGCTGCTCAAGCGCTGCCGTCGGCCAGGCAGCGTTCCAAAGCCTCGACTTCGAAACTGCCGCCGACGACAAGCGGAGTCCGCTGGTGCACGCTTTCCGGTTGGATGTCCAAAATGCGCCGCCGGCCGTCGGTCGCCATGCCGCCGGCCTGTTCGATCAGAAACGCGATTGGATTGGCTTCGTAGAGCAGCCGCAATTTGCCGCCCGGATAATCGGCGGTCGGCGGATAGAGAAAAATTCCGCCTTTGAGCAGCGTGCGGTGAACATCGGCCACCATCGAACCGATATAGCGTGAGCCGTAGGTGCGCCCCAGGCGGCCGGATCGAAGCACGTCCAAATAGGTGCGGTATCCCGGGGGAAACGCAGGGCTATTGGCATCGTTGACCGAATAATATTTCCCGTGCTCCGGGATGCGGATATTTTCGTGGCTCAACAGAAACGCGCCGACCATCGGATCAAGCGTAAACCCGTGGACGCCGTTGCCGGCGCTATACACCAGCACGGTCGACGAGCCGTAAACCACATACCCGGCCGCCACCTGTTTCGTCCCCGGTTGCAGCACCCAACTCGTCACATCTTGATAATCGGCGTCCATCGGCCGCGTCAGAATCGAAAACGTCGTGCCAACGCTCACCGCCGTATCGATATTCGACGAGCCGTCGAGGGGGTCGAAGATCACGGCATAACGGGCCTTGGCCGATCCGTGCGGCACGATCATCGGGTGCTCGTTTTCCTCGGAAGCCAGGATGCCGATGCTGGGGCGCGACGCCAGACAGTGCAACAGTGCTTGATTGGCAAACACGTCGAGCTTCTGCTGCACCTCGCCTTGCGGGTTCACCGCGCCGTGGCTGCCGAGGATCCCGGTCAGGCCGGCCTGACGGACTTTGGCCTGAATCATTTTCGTGGCCAGCGTGATGCCCGAGAGCAGCCAGGAAAACTCGCCCGACGCGCCGGGAAACCGCTTCTGCTCCTGCAAGATGTGCTGCTGCACGGTAAGCGGAGTATTGTCGTCGGGCGAGGGAAAACTTTCGGTATCGACGCGCGTCGGCCGATTGCGGGAATTTTGTTCGATCGGGCTCATTGACCGGTTCCGAGAGACGAAAGCAGGGGCGGAATATCTTGCAATTATCGTTCTCCGTCCGGCACCAGAGCAAGGGGGCCTGTGCTCGCCGTCGGCTTGCGTCAAGTGCGCCGGTGCATTTCTCCGACCGCGCCTGGCTCGAATCGTGAGGGCCGGACGTGTAAAATTCCCTATCCGGAAAAATCCTTTCCATCCACAGGCGAAGCGATGAATACCAAACCGCTCGGCGATTCCGACATGCACATCAGCCCGCTCGGTTTCGGAGCTTGGGCGATCGGTGGGCCCGGCTGGGCTTTCGCCTGGGGCGCGCAAGACGATGGCGATTCGATCGCGGCCATCCGCGAAGCGCTCGATGCCGGCATCAATTGGATCGACACCGCCGCCGCATATGGCTTGGGCCATTCCGAGGAAATCGTGGCCAAGGCGCTCGAAGGAGTCGCTCGGCGGCCCTATGTCTTCAGCAAGTGTAGCCGAACGTGGAATGAGCGGGGCGAAATGGGCAAATCGCTGAAGGCCGACTCGATCCGCCGCGAATGCGAAGCCAGCTTGCGGCGGCTCCGTGTCGACGCGATCGATCTCTATCAAATCCATTGGCCCGAGCCGGATGAAGACGTCGAAGAAGGCTGGTCGACGCTGGCCGCGCTCAAAGCGGAAGGGAAGGTGCGCTATATCGGCGTGTCGAATTTCGACGTGCCGCAGATGGAGCGGGCGGCGAAGATCGCCCCGATCACATCGCTTCAACCTCCCTATTCGCTGTTGCGCCGCAATGTGGAATCGGAAATTCTTCCCTATGCAGCGCGGAACAAGATCGGAGTGATCGCCTATTCGCCGATGGGCTCCGGCCTGCTCACCGGCGCGATGACCCGCCAGCGGATCGCCGATTTGCCGCAAGACGATTGGCGGCGGCGGAACCCCGATTTTCAAGAGCCAAAGCTATCCCGCCATCTCGAGCTGGTGGAATTGCTCAAGACGATCGGCGAGCGAAATGGGCAAACGCCCGCCGTGATTGCCCTGGCTTGGGTGCTGCACAATCAGGCCGTCAGCGCGGCGATCGTCGGTCTGCGGCGGCCGGGCCAACTCGCAGGCGTAATCGGCGCGGCCGATTTCTATTTGAGCCCGACCGACATCGTCGAAATCGAATCCTTCCTCGGCGATTCGGCCGGATAAAGAATTCACGAAGAGGTCTCACGCGGAGACGCGGGGTACGCGGAGAAAAGAAGAATAGAATAAAAGAGAATAAATAGGATAGATGCGGCGCAGGCAATCACATCCTTCTCTGTCCTCTTCGTCTCCGCGTCCTCTGCGTCTCCGCGTGAGACTGCCCTCGTCAATTTTGTGCCGCCTATGAAAAATCGGCCTCAGGCGGTATCTTGCTCATTGGAAAAACGGGGGTTCCTGCAAAGGAGATCGTCATGGGCCTGTTCGACGGAAAGAAGGGATTGATTCTTGGCGTGGCGAACGATCACTCGATCGCCTGGGCGATCGCCAAGCAAGTGATGGCCGACGGGGCCGTGTGTGGATTCACCCATCTTCCCGACCGGCCGGACGACGAGCGGCAGCGCAATCGCCGCCGCGTGGCCCAATTGACCGATCCCGAGCCGAACGCGAAATTTCTGATCCCGCTTGATGTTGGCAAGGACGACGACATCCGCGCCGCGATGAAGCGGACCGGCGACGAATTCGGCAAGATCGATTTCCTGCTCCATTCGATCGCCTTCGCCTCGATGGACGACCTGAAGCGCGACACGATCGACACCAGCCGCGACGGCTTCAAGCTGGCGATGGATATCAGCGTGTACAGCCTGCTCGCCGTGTCGGCGGCCGCCCGCGAAATCTTGGCCCCCCGGGCGTCGATTCTGACGATGACCTATTTCGGCGGCGAAAAGGCGGTGCCGGGATACAACGTGATGGGCATTTGCAAAGCCGCCCTGGATGCGTCGGTGCGCTACTTGGCCTACGATCTCGGTCCGCGGGGAGTGCGCGTCAATGCCGTTAGCGCCGGGCCGGTGCGCACGCTGGCCGGCCGGGCTGCGGGCGTGGAAGACATGGTGCCGCTGTACGAAAAAATGTCGCCGATGCAGCGCAACGTGACGCATGAGGAAGTCGGCCGCATCGGAGCGTTCTTGCTCTCCGACATGTCCGACGGCATCACCGGCGAAATCGTGCATGCCGATTGCGGCTACAACATCATGGGCTCTCCGGGCCGATTGCTCGATGCAATTCCCAAGGGATGAAAACGACGTCCGACGCGCGCCGGCCGACGAAGAGCAGCCCACGCGAAGCCGCGGAGACGCGGCGGAGCGGCGCGAGGGCCGGCAACGTGGTTGCTCGCAGGCGGAGTCGCAGCAGCAGATTGCCGTGGCGATTGTCGAGCATGACGGACGATTTCTGGTTGGCGTGCGTCCGCCGGGGCGGCCGCTGGCGGGGCTATCGGAATTTCCCGGCGGGAAAGTTCTTGCCGGTGAATCGGTCGCCGAGGCCGCGGTCCGCGAATGCCGCGAAGAGACGGGGCTAACTATCGCTGTCGGCGCGCCGCTCTCAATCGTCGAACACAATTATCCGCACGGCCGGCTGGCGTTGCACTTCTTCCGCTGCACGTTGCTTGATGCGAACCGCCCGGTTCCAGCCGCGCCCTTCCGTTGGCTCGATCCGCACGAATTGGCTCAACTCGAATTCCCGGAAGCGAATCGGGCGATCATACGAGAACTGTTGCGACAATCGGCGGCCCCCGGCAAACTCGAACGGTAGGCGCGCGGAACCATCGAAAGCGCAACCATCGTCGCCCTCGCATTCGGACAGACCCGCGACGTTTGTGAATTTACCGCCAATTGTGCTGACCCCACTCAGCGTCGTCGTCCTTGCGCTGTTCGTCTGCGCATTTTCGCTGGCCGCGCCGTTCCTTCCCGGAGCGCAGAACATGATCGGGATCTTGATCATCGGCATTGCGATGTGGGAGGCATGGAAATTCACCAAGGCCCGAGCGCTGCCGATTCATGGCCCCTACCAATTAGGCCCGAACCCGCAGCAATCC harbors:
- a CDS encoding altronate dehydratase family protein, which produces MDCRRADVVWLDPRDNVVVAARDLAAAETFVAGSHRIPLRRAVPLGHKIAIAPLAAGEAVFKFGHVIGFASEPIEPGEWVHSHNLSAGVIDRNPGSTQCGQDRAAGSGMLPPPRDLSLAARTFLGYRRASGKSGTRNYLAIISSVNCSASVSRAIARRFDAETLRRDFPNIDGVVAFTHGGGCGMQYGGLQHQILNRVLGGIAKHPNIGGYVLLGLGCETGTIGHLLDDQRLVQIDGIGAPAPNGATAATARRPPVLSIQDFGGTHRTIEAGVRLVAQLLPRANDVRREPVAASEIILGTNCGGSDGNSGITANPALGVAADMLVAAGGTVILGETSEIYGAEQLLTCRARNPQVAEKLLEKLRWWEWYAGVFGAVLDNNPSPGNKAGGLTTIYEKSLGAVAKGGSTELVEVYPYAAEVDARGLVVMDTPGLDPVSVTGIVAGGANIIVFTTGRGSCFGCKPTPSIKVASNTPLYRRMIDDMDLDAGRILAGCPVADVGREIFEEILAVASGKSTKSEQQNLGDEEFVPWTLGPVL
- a CDS encoding macro domain-containing protein, whose translation is MDIAERMRVDEADITSLAVAAIVNAANDALLPGGGVCGAIHAAAGPGLAEECRKIGGCPTGEARITSGYLLPASYVIHAVGPIWDGGDMGEPELLAKCYRSALEIAADKRLADIALPCISTGIFGYPKPEACKIAVATVSQWLRDNGFPERVIFCCFSAADAARYRAELAGIA
- the fbp gene encoding class 1 fructose-bisphosphatase, which produces MSPIEQNSRNRPTRVDTESFPSPDDNTPLTVQQHILQEQKRFPGASGEFSWLLSGITLATKMIQAKVRQAGLTGILGSHGAVNPQGEVQQKLDVFANQALLHCLASRPSIGILASEENEHPMIVPHGSAKARYAVIFDPLDGSSNIDTAVSVGTTFSILTRPMDADYQDVTSWVLQPGTKQVAAGYVVYGSSTVLVYSAGNGVHGFTLDPMVGAFLLSHENIRIPEHGKYYSVNDANSPAFPPGYRTYLDVLRSGRLGRTYGSRYIGSMVADVHRTLLKGGIFLYPPTADYPGGKLRLLYEANPIAFLIEQAGGMATDGRRRILDIQPESVHQRTPLVVGGSFEVEALERCLADGSA
- a CDS encoding aldo/keto reductase — its product is MNTKPLGDSDMHISPLGFGAWAIGGPGWAFAWGAQDDGDSIAAIREALDAGINWIDTAAAYGLGHSEEIVAKALEGVARRPYVFSKCSRTWNERGEMGKSLKADSIRRECEASLRRLRVDAIDLYQIHWPEPDEDVEEGWSTLAALKAEGKVRYIGVSNFDVPQMERAAKIAPITSLQPPYSLLRRNVESEILPYAARNKIGVIAYSPMGSGLLTGAMTRQRIADLPQDDWRRRNPDFQEPKLSRHLELVELLKTIGERNGQTPAVIALAWVLHNQAVSAAIVGLRRPGQLAGVIGAADFYLSPTDIVEIESFLGDSAG
- a CDS encoding enoyl-ACP reductase: MGLFDGKKGLILGVANDHSIAWAIAKQVMADGAVCGFTHLPDRPDDERQRNRRRVAQLTDPEPNAKFLIPLDVGKDDDIRAAMKRTGDEFGKIDFLLHSIAFASMDDLKRDTIDTSRDGFKLAMDISVYSLLAVSAAAREILAPRASILTMTYFGGEKAVPGYNVMGICKAALDASVRYLAYDLGPRGVRVNAVSAGPVRTLAGRAAGVEDMVPLYEKMSPMQRNVTHEEVGRIGAFLLSDMSDGITGEIVHADCGYNIMGSPGRLLDAIPKG
- a CDS encoding (deoxy)nucleoside triphosphate pyrophosphohydrolase → MQFPRDENDVRRAPADEEQPTRSRGDAAERREGRQRGCSQAESQQQIAVAIVEHDGRFLVGVRPPGRPLAGLSEFPGGKVLAGESVAEAAVRECREETGLTIAVGAPLSIVEHNYPHGRLALHFFRCTLLDANRPVPAAPFRWLDPHELAQLEFPEANRAIIRELLRQSAAPGKLER